One window of Paenibacillus albicereus genomic DNA carries:
- a CDS encoding glutathionylspermidine synthase family protein, which yields MTAPALEAARRERLDRADAVARLAELGFGWADLEQEEYWLDEVVAMDADVYERLERAASSLWAIFDRTVRYMHGRRELYALIGIPPILWNMLDGLELPPPGQISRYARFDFAVGLDGGIKLLELNADTPTGYAEAAAATPWLCRQAGLRSPNEAMAQRLAAAWSEERPDAVACAAYGSHAEDTGTIDLLARHSGLELRKLDLLDLSVEHGVVLDGDGVPIRRMFALYPKEWMALDDGGEALAYAIETGQLTLFNSPHAILLQSKGLQALVWGLHELGMLYGEQEREAIEAYLLPTYTKPLFDGSYVSKSMFGREGGSVKLYGEGGGLEIEDKDGFDTSVFFPTVYQRRADLPELELGGSSYRLLTGLFMLGGEPCGLLGRAGGLITGNTSHFVPIGVKER from the coding sequence ATGACCGCCCCTGCGCTGGAAGCGGCGCGCCGCGAGCGGCTTGACCGCGCCGATGCCGTAGCCCGCTTGGCGGAGCTCGGCTTCGGCTGGGCCGATCTCGAGCAAGAGGAGTACTGGCTCGATGAAGTCGTCGCCATGGACGCGGACGTGTACGAGCGGCTGGAGCGGGCGGCATCGTCGTTGTGGGCGATTTTCGACCGTACGGTGCGGTACATGCACGGCCGACGCGAGCTCTATGCGCTGATCGGCATCCCGCCGATTCTCTGGAACATGCTGGACGGGCTGGAGCTGCCTCCGCCAGGACAGATCAGCCGATACGCGCGATTCGACTTCGCGGTCGGTCTGGATGGCGGCATCAAGCTGCTGGAGCTCAACGCGGATACGCCGACCGGATATGCCGAAGCGGCGGCCGCTACCCCCTGGCTCTGCCGGCAGGCAGGGTTGCGCTCGCCCAACGAGGCCATGGCGCAGCGGCTGGCGGCGGCCTGGAGCGAGGAGCGCCCGGACGCCGTCGCCTGCGCCGCCTACGGGTCGCATGCGGAGGATACCGGCACGATCGATCTGCTGGCCCGGCATAGCGGACTCGAGCTGCGCAAGCTCGATCTGCTCGACCTGTCGGTCGAGCATGGCGTCGTGCTGGACGGCGACGGCGTGCCGATCCGGCGCATGTTCGCCCTTTATCCGAAGGAATGGATGGCGCTCGATGACGGGGGGGAGGCGCTGGCCTATGCGATCGAGACCGGGCAGCTGACGCTGTTCAATAGCCCACATGCGATCCTGCTTCAATCCAAGGGGCTGCAGGCGCTTGTGTGGGGGTTGCATGAGCTCGGCATGCTGTACGGCGAGCAGGAGCGCGAGGCGATCGAGGCCTATCTGCTGCCGACGTACACGAAGCCGCTGTTCGACGGCAGCTATGTATCCAAGTCGATGTTCGGCCGCGAAGGCGGCTCGGTCAAGCTGTACGGGGAAGGCGGGGGGTTGGAGATCGAGGACAAGGACGGCTTCGATACGAGCGTCTTTTTCCCGACCGTCTACCAGCGCCGCGCGGATCTGCCGGAGCTGGAGCTCGGCGGGTCCAGCTATCGCCTGCTGACGGGGCTGTTCATGCTCGGCGGCGAGCCGTGCGGCCTGCTGGGCCGGGCCGGCGGCCTCATTACCGGCAACACGAGCCATTTTGTACCGATAGGAGTGAAAGAACGATGA